Proteins encoded together in one Marispirochaeta sp. window:
- a CDS encoding vWA domain-containing protein produces the protein MADNDAMGARKLYLALTLLLGTMGLGADPLEITPDQLVITQSLDGGYDLYVQAVPGLGSVLLTESTEDPERDTASYAYRNPDYHPANGEERRLLNGEFLEETRGYSLIDSTPEEHPELGQAFRIFIPYLVVYGYPWSRSGEVQVLDGTYLSIRAFEKPFADYTGAFRDNPFILKVVQKPFEGPPEGNYMDATVDAYQEISEEGRGKLIYSRGEDDILEKIAGIIDEAPGRSMDLVLALDTTQSMTNDMPHLRKSLVPLLQEKSEGFDLLRVGVVLYKDYDEEYVTDVYPFQVAGVETVQRILDRIRVYGGRDIPEAVYEALYAGIHSYPWSADRRLIVLVGDAPPHPRPRGKITKEMVYADAASRDVELYAIILPQ, from the coding sequence ATGGCCGATAATGATGCTATGGGAGCAAGGAAATTATATCTGGCCCTGACACTGCTTCTGGGAACCATGGGTCTGGGGGCCGATCCTCTGGAGATTACCCCGGATCAGCTCGTAATTACCCAGAGCCTGGACGGGGGCTATGATTTGTATGTTCAGGCGGTTCCCGGGCTTGGATCGGTGCTGTTGACCGAGTCTACCGAGGATCCTGAGCGGGACACGGCAAGTTACGCGTATCGCAACCCGGATTACCATCCTGCAAACGGAGAGGAGCGGCGTCTTCTGAACGGTGAGTTCCTGGAGGAGACCCGGGGCTACTCCCTGATCGATTCAACCCCCGAGGAGCATCCGGAGCTTGGGCAGGCTTTCCGTATCTTCATTCCCTATCTTGTTGTTTATGGCTACCCGTGGTCACGATCCGGGGAGGTCCAGGTGCTGGATGGGACCTACCTGAGTATCAGGGCCTTTGAAAAACCCTTTGCTGATTACACCGGTGCGTTTCGGGATAATCCCTTTATCCTGAAGGTTGTTCAAAAGCCTTTTGAAGGTCCCCCGGAGGGAAACTACATGGATGCTACCGTTGATGCCTATCAGGAGATCAGTGAAGAGGGCAGGGGAAAGCTTATTTACAGCCGCGGCGAAGATGATATCCTGGAAAAGATCGCCGGGATTATCGACGAAGCCCCGGGGCGCAGTATGGATCTGGTACTTGCCCTGGATACAACGCAAAGCATGACCAATGATATGCCTCATCTGCGGAAGAGCCTGGTTCCCCTTTTACAGGAGAAGTCAGAAGGCTTCGATCTTTTGCGGGTCGGAGTGGTCCTTTACAAGGATTATGACGAGGAGTATGTTACCGATGTTTATCCGTTCCAGGTAGCCGGGGTGGAGACGGTGCAGAGGATTCTTGATCGGATTCGTGTTTACGGCGGCCGCGATATCCCCGAGGCAGTGTACGAGGCTCTCTATGCCGGAATCCACAGCTATCCCTGGAGTGCGGACCGCAGGCTGATTGTTTTGGTGGGCGACGCTCCGCCCCATCCGCGGCCCCGTGGAAAGATAACCAAAGAGATGGTCTACGCGGATGCGGCAAGCAGGGACGTCGAGCTATATGCGATTATTCTGCCTCAGTAA
- a CDS encoding tetratricopeptide repeat protein — MKHGIAVLIILTITVFFSSCVGVPAPEDIPADLSPMEYFQRAQEAVAQRNDYDTAMVYYQTFKERFPEDLQENVEADYEIAFLHYKKGEYTAAKAMFNEIIARYETEQASRLKEWPLILSRKVLAKIETLEVLTEAE; from the coding sequence ATGAAACACGGAATCGCGGTACTGATTATTCTAACCATCACAGTATTTTTCTCCTCCTGCGTTGGTGTCCCTGCACCGGAGGATATTCCTGCTGATCTGTCTCCCATGGAGTATTTCCAGAGAGCCCAGGAGGCTGTTGCCCAACGGAACGATTACGATACGGCCATGGTCTACTACCAGACCTTCAAGGAGCGCTTTCCTGAGGACCTGCAGGAAAATGTGGAAGCGGATTACGAGATTGCCTTTCTGCACTATAAAAAAGGCGAATACACAGCGGCAAAGGCCATGTTCAATGAAATCATTGCACGCTACGAGACCGAACAGGCCTCACGCTTAAAAGAATGGCCCCTGATTCTCTCCCGCAAAGTGCTGGCTAAAATAGAGACCCTGGAAGTCCTTACTGAGGCAGAATAA